A part of Cannabis sativa cultivar Pink pepper isolate KNU-18-1 chromosome 6, ASM2916894v1, whole genome shotgun sequence genomic DNA contains:
- the LOC115724597 gene encoding uncharacterized protein LOC115724597 isoform X2 yields MNPEGYHFSHPHHRFYLYNWSYTYYWRCCLCNQLITSGEEYYKCEGYCFNVVHKQCGELPEQINNHTFHDQHPLTLRIHNNNISSCCFYCDKSFGDEYAYSCEECEFYMHMRCAAIPLPTLTCHDGDIIVRFSCHQHPMAIFDQDDGKDAYQDDYHIHKLTLVDSLNEEEFEEYYCDSCEEERNPQFRVYTCTDCKYTAHVHCMMNEIMKAIKGETNTNNYVESMAFGESRWDWTIYEKAKQHQHQTLQGIIKTLTLEEKHKLTYPLDFTHFKHHYNYFRNLNSQFDELGSLENFKKFKEFLQSDYDLFWRELIWYTSEEGLKVEDEKYLRQEVVEVAEGKYMVPKTLAPILTTFILKYGDVDHGKSHLTSIGMRSVIPTLLCIVIDKMCRTKLEDITMDHLKQWYFYLHGIQEISGFKLFPIRKILYGKFLRAYLGYKVIRWEEEIPKKLDTKIATLKAELERCEKMREELPAILSDKSSFKLECLRETATWKNKTPVDAMF; encoded by the exons atgaATCCAGAAGGATATCATTTCAGTCATCCACATCATAGATTTTATCTATATAATTGGTCATATACATATTATTGGCGTTGTTGCTTGTGCAATCAATTAATCACATCAGGAGAGGAGTATTACAAATGCGAGGGGTATTGCTTCAATGTTGTGCATAAACAATGTGGTGAGTTGCCAGAGCAAATCAATAACCACACCTTCCACGATCAACACCCTCTCACCCTTCGAATTCACAACAACAACATCAGTTCATGTTGCTTTTACTGTGACAAATCCTTCGGGGATGAATATGCTTACAGCTGCGAGGAGTGTGAGTTCTACATGCACATGAGATGTGCTGCAATCCCATTGCCCACCCTTACATGCCATGATGGGGATATTATTGTTCGATTCTCTTGTCATCAACATCCAATGGCCATTTTCGATCAAGATGATGGTAAAGATGCATATCAAG ATGACTACCACATTCACAAATTGACTCTTGTTGATTCACTAAACGAAGAAGAGTTCGAAGAATATTATTGTGATTCCTGTGAAGAAGAAAGGAATCCACAATTTCGTGTGTACACGTGCACTGACTGCAAATATACAGCGCACGTACATTGCATGATGAATGAG ATTATGAAAGCAATAAAAGGAGAGACAAACACCAATAATTATGTGGAGTCAATGGCCTTTGGAGAATCTCGATGGGATTGGACCATTTATGAAAAAGCAAAACAGCACCAACATCAGACccttcaaggcataatcaaaaCACTAACCTTAGAAGAAAAACACAAACTGACTTATCCATTGGATTTTACTCATTTCAAACaccattataattattttagaaatttaaattCTCAATTTGATGAGTTAGGATCTcttgaaaatttcaaaaaatttaaagagtTTTTGCAATCAGACTATGATCTATTCTGGAGAGAACTGATTTGGTACACAAGTGAAGAAGGTTTAAAAGTAGAAGATGAAAAGTATTTAAGGCAAGAGGTTGTAGAAGTAGCAGAGGGTAAATACATGGTCCCCAAGACATTGGCCCCTATTCTCACAACATTCATTCTCAAGTACGGAGATGTTGATCATGGGAAATCTCATTTGACAAGTATTGGAATGAGGAGTGTCATCCCAACCTTACTATGTATTGTCATTGACAAAATGTGTAGAACTAAGCTTGAAGACATCACAATGGATCATCTTAAACAATGGTATTTCTACCTACATGGCATTCAAGAGATCTCAGGCTTCAAACTGTTTCCAATCCGAAAGATTTTGTATGGAAAGTTCTTGAGAGCCTATTTGGGTTATAAAGTCATTAGATGGGAAGAGGAAATCCCTAAAAAGTTAGACACAAAGATTGCTACACTGAAAGCCGAATTAGAAAGATGTGAGAAGATGCGAGAAGAACTCCCAGCAATCTTGTCTGATAAGTCATCATTTAAATTAGAATGCTTAAGGGAAACTGCTACATGGAAGAACAAGACTCCAGTGGATGCCatgttttaa
- the LOC115724597 gene encoding uncharacterized protein LOC115724597 isoform X1 — MNPEGYHFSHPHHRFYLYNWSYTYYWRCCLCNQLITSGEEYYKCEGYCFNVVHKQCGELPEQINNHTFHDQHPLTLRIHNNNISSCCFYCDKSFGDEYAYSCEECEFYMHMRCAAIPLPTLTCHDGDIIVRFSCHQHPMAIFDQDDGKDAYQGNNCFVCQLPWSTTPSYSCTTLTCKNFVHKSCAQLSQTINHPFHSHQPLKLQITKLQTCDVCCKKDCKLGFICCESGCNFKLCTKCTNLHTTVKCRSHDHSLALVENACCDHNIQCDACLRSYKGLQVPSNRANFEVQRTQSLLFRCMECTYNLHFICGPLPFMVKDDYHIHKLTLVDSLNEEEFEEYYCDSCEEERNPQFRVYTCTDCKYTAHVHCMMNEIMKAIKGETNTNNYVESMAFGESRWDWTIYEKAKQHQHQTLQGIIKTLTLEEKHKLTYPLDFTHFKHHYNYFRNLNSQFDELGSLENFKKFKEFLQSDYDLFWRELIWYTSEEGLKVEDEKYLRQEVVEVAEGKYMVPKTLAPILTTFILKYGDVDHGKSHLTSIGMRSVIPTLLCIVIDKMCRTKLEDITMDHLKQWYFYLHGIQEISGFKLFPIRKILYGKFLRAYLGYKVIRWEEEIPKKLDTKIATLKAELERCEKMREELPAILSDKSSFKLECLRETATWKNKTPVDAMF; from the exons atgaATCCAGAAGGATATCATTTCAGTCATCCACATCATAGATTTTATCTATATAATTGGTCATATACATATTATTGGCGTTGTTGCTTGTGCAATCAATTAATCACATCAGGAGAGGAGTATTACAAATGCGAGGGGTATTGCTTCAATGTTGTGCATAAACAATGTGGTGAGTTGCCAGAGCAAATCAATAACCACACCTTCCACGATCAACACCCTCTCACCCTTCGAATTCACAACAACAACATCAGTTCATGTTGCTTTTACTGTGACAAATCCTTCGGGGATGAATATGCTTACAGCTGCGAGGAGTGTGAGTTCTACATGCACATGAGATGTGCTGCAATCCCATTGCCCACCCTTACATGCCATGATGGGGATATTATTGTTCGATTCTCTTGTCATCAACATCCAATGGCCATTTTCGATCAAGATGATGGTAAAGATGCATATCAAGGTAACAATTGTTTTGTGTGTCAATTACCTTGGTCTACTACTCCATCCTATTCTTGCACAACACTCACATGTAAAAATTTTGTCCATAAGTCATGTGCTCAATTGTCCCAAACAATTAATCATCCTTTCCATTCACACCAACCTCTTAAACTTCAAATAACTAAGCTTCAAACTTGTGATGTTTGTTGCAAGAAAGATTGTAAGCTCGGTTTTATTTGTTGTGAGAGTGGATGCAACTTTAAATTGTGTACTAAATGTACCAATCTTCACACAACTGTAAAATGTCGTAGTCACGATCACTCGCTTGCTTTGGTGGAAAATGCATGTTGTGATCATAATATTCAATGTGATGCTTGTTTGAGGTCATATAAGGGATTGCAAGTTCCATCTAATCGTGCTAATTTTGAAGTTCAACGTACTCAATCACTCTTGTTTCGTTGCATGGAATGTACTTACAATCTCCATTTTATCTGTGGCCCATTGCCATTTATGGTTAAAGATGACTACCACATTCACAAATTGACTCTTGTTGATTCACTAAACGAAGAAGAGTTCGAAGAATATTATTGTGATTCCTGTGAAGAAGAAAGGAATCCACAATTTCGTGTGTACACGTGCACTGACTGCAAATATACAGCGCACGTACATTGCATGATGAATGAG ATTATGAAAGCAATAAAAGGAGAGACAAACACCAATAATTATGTGGAGTCAATGGCCTTTGGAGAATCTCGATGGGATTGGACCATTTATGAAAAAGCAAAACAGCACCAACATCAGACccttcaaggcataatcaaaaCACTAACCTTAGAAGAAAAACACAAACTGACTTATCCATTGGATTTTACTCATTTCAAACaccattataattattttagaaatttaaattCTCAATTTGATGAGTTAGGATCTcttgaaaatttcaaaaaatttaaagagtTTTTGCAATCAGACTATGATCTATTCTGGAGAGAACTGATTTGGTACACAAGTGAAGAAGGTTTAAAAGTAGAAGATGAAAAGTATTTAAGGCAAGAGGTTGTAGAAGTAGCAGAGGGTAAATACATGGTCCCCAAGACATTGGCCCCTATTCTCACAACATTCATTCTCAAGTACGGAGATGTTGATCATGGGAAATCTCATTTGACAAGTATTGGAATGAGGAGTGTCATCCCAACCTTACTATGTATTGTCATTGACAAAATGTGTAGAACTAAGCTTGAAGACATCACAATGGATCATCTTAAACAATGGTATTTCTACCTACATGGCATTCAAGAGATCTCAGGCTTCAAACTGTTTCCAATCCGAAAGATTTTGTATGGAAAGTTCTTGAGAGCCTATTTGGGTTATAAAGTCATTAGATGGGAAGAGGAAATCCCTAAAAAGTTAGACACAAAGATTGCTACACTGAAAGCCGAATTAGAAAGATGTGAGAAGATGCGAGAAGAACTCCCAGCAATCTTGTCTGATAAGTCATCATTTAAATTAGAATGCTTAAGGGAAACTGCTACATGGAAGAACAAGACTCCAGTGGATGCCatgttttaa